A stretch of DNA from Leptolyngbya sp. SIO1E4:
GCCCTGTTGGATGGTCTGGGTAGGTCAGAGTCTATTGAGTCAATAAGGCGAGACTCTCCGATTAAGCTAGGACAATTTAATTGAGAAATGTTTCTAGCTAATGATAATATCTCCCATAACTGCCCGTTGTGGAGCATTGTCGCTTATGAGAGCACTCCGACAGTTTCACTGGTTGCTGTCCGCATTCCTGCTTGTGTCAATACCGGTGCTGCCCGTTGCGGCTCAATCAGCCCGAGAGGTTGCTCAAGAGGGCATTGAAGCCTATCAATCTGGGGATTATGAAGCCGCTGCTGCCGCCTGGCGACAGCTGATTGAACTGGAACCTGATAACCCCGATGCCCATAACAATTTGGGGGCAACGCTCTATTTTTTAGGCGATTTAGAAGGGTCTGCTGCGGCCTATCGGCGGGCCATTGAACTCGACCCCGATAGTGCCACTATCTACAACAATCTGGGGGTCGTTTTGGTTGAGCAGGAGGCCTATGAAGCGGCAATCGCCGCCTATCAGCAGGCCCTTGAAATTGACCCTGATTTGGCTGAGGTCTATAACAATTTGGGCAACTTGCTGGGCGGGGAAGAGGCGATCGCCGCCTACCAGCGGGCTGTGGAACTTAAGCCTGACTATGCCGAAGCCTTCAACAATTTAGGCACAGCCTTAGCCAATCTAGAACGGTATGAAGAGGCCCTAGTTGCCTATGAGCAAGCCCTTGAGATTGAGCCTGATTT
This window harbors:
- a CDS encoding tetratricopeptide repeat protein translates to MRALRQFHWLLSAFLLVSIPVLPVAAQSAREVAQEGIEAYQSGDYEAAAAAWRQLIELEPDNPDAHNNLGATLYFLGDLEGSAAAYRRAIELDPDSATIYNNLGVVLVEQEAYEAAIAAYQQALEIDPDLAEVYNNLGNLLGGEEAIAAYQRAVELKPDYAEAFNNLGTALANLERYEEALVAYEQALEIEPDFTAAQENFRAVQERVEDTTE